In a genomic window of Sulfurihydrogenibium sp.:
- a CDS encoding SCP2 sterol-binding domain-containing protein encodes MNKLAVLGTVLSLSFSSFAAEPWMSPKWTEQFCEYWNKNMQTVMAEWAEFNLNKQKGYKTIQFYREDCNPPKKVEVRIKYEDGKAVCIYGGEAKDPNPEFVMHATDENWKSLAKGEFGFMGMGIMKKMTFQGSKVEAMKFMEPFKTFLIGLGKVPHTDACP; translated from the coding sequence ATGAATAAATTAGCAGTTTTAGGGACGGTTTTGTCCCTTTCTTTTTCAAGCTTTGCAGCAGAACCCTGGATGAGTCCAAAGTGGACAGAACAGTTTTGTGAGTATTGGAACAAAAATATGCAAACGGTCATGGCAGAATGGGCAGAATTCAACTTAAATAAACAAAAAGGTTATAAAACAATCCAATTTTACAGAGAAGATTGTAATCCACCTAAAAAGGTTGAAGTCAGAATTAAGTATGAAGACGGAAAAGCAGTATGTATTTATGGCGGTGAAGCTAAGGACCCAAATCCAGAGTTTGTTATGCACGCAACAGATGAAAACTGGAAGTCTTTAGCAAAAGGCGAATTTGGATTTATGGGAATGGGTATTATGAAAAAGATGACATTCCAAGGTTCTAAAGTTGAAGCAATGAAATTCATGGAACCTTTCAAAACTTTTTTAATCGGTCTTGGAAAAGTTCCTCATACAGATGCTTGCCCATAA